A single genomic interval of Passer domesticus isolate bPasDom1 chromosome 26, bPasDom1.hap1, whole genome shotgun sequence harbors:
- the LOC135286328 gene encoding uncharacterized protein LOC135286328, translating to MERLELSPALLQPQVTVVAALDELLATVPRWDAMMTLPKSAESLNWDLEDFTRELRATIKCIDDTWWPDIVTSDGDDPVTPLSQALAAHKSTPWTAWDHVKMEAIMWQGLVDVLMERWVKLSGKATKLRSLWWEVVTEAANMAITITYLASYRQDKAAGGGTAQENMVELGQALGREEGAEGVAGHEARVRREARVAASEAIRATMVRQLAEVAKGPLERLVAACDEATALPRELQWRLEDVEATLKGTNEASQDVPEDLVAKVAEAKRLWEANARLAKDHLLGVVDDIVKIYFYGAPASPSACGVAERCQSAIEDIPRLLQLPDRPQSIPKVSPVSMKLQEVSPPQLQALVAVVATLGKVVAAVTGPHRGKFLHESLDSLHEDLKNFTQNLCKILDHGDVTSLGHCGVTSLGHHSVTSLGHHSVPCLGRALATLGATPGTTGASVRAVASAWRESVAKLVDSYDQLAREATKLRDACGKVVMDQQRMVSWDKEEVAQEMATHDAQVVAATNEAMGEAVVATRQAMAATKRGHWAVVALGLLQCLVVACDKATLFNWNMECRLKDIEAILKGTNEVSPDVLQTLVAKVAEFEWLWVASARLAKDHLLGTLGVIDNILLSPYGDHGGPGGPGSRTVDERCQKAIEDIPRLLLWWCL from the exons ATGGAGCGCCTCGAG ctgtccccagccctgctgcagccacaggtcaCTGTGGTGGCCGCCCTGGATGAGCTGCTAGCCACCGTGCCCAGGTGGGATGCGATGATGACGCTGCCCAAGTCTGCAGAGAGCCTGAACTGGGACCTGGAGGACTTCACCAGGGAGCTCCGGGCCACCATAAAGTGCATTGATGACACCTGGTGGCCCGACATTGTCACCTCCGATGGTGATGATCCTGTCACCCCCCTGAGCCAGGCCCTGGCTGCCCACAAGAGCACCCCATGGACCGCCTGGGACCATGTGAAAATGGAGGCCATCATGTGGCAGGGCTTGGTGGACGTGCTCATGGAGAGGTGGGTCAAGCTATCTGGGAAGGCCACCAAGCTCCGCAGCCTCTGGTGGGAGGTGGTCACTGAGGCGGCCAACATGGCGATCACCATCACCTACTTGGCAAGCTACCGGCAGGACAAGGCTGCCGGTGGtgggacagctcaggaaaacatggtggagctgggtcaggccctgggcagggaggagggggccGAGGGGGTGGCCGGGCACGAAGCCCGGGTGAGGAGAGAGGCCAGGGTGGCTGCCAGTGAGGCAATAAGGGCCACCATGGTGAGACAGTTAGCGGAGGTGGCCAAGGGGCCACTGGAGCGCTTGGTGGCCGCGTGTGACGAAGCCACCGCCctcccccgggagctgcagtgGCGGCTCGAAGACGTCGAGGCCACCCTGAAGGGGACAAATGAGGCATCCCAAGATGTCCCCGAGGACTTGGTGGCCAAGGTGGCCGAGGCCAAGCGGCTGTGGGAAGCCAACGCCCGCCTGGCCAAGGATCACCTGCTGGGAGTAGTTGACGACATCGTCAAGATCTATTTCTATGGTGCTCCCGCCAGCCCCAGTGCCTGTGGGGTGGCTGAGCGGTGCCAAAGTGCCATCGAGGACATCCCAAGGCTCCTTCAACTCCCGGATCGTCCCCAGAGcatccccaaagtgtccccagtgaGCATGAAGCTGCAAGAG gtgtcccctccacagctgcaggcGCTGGTGGCTGTGGTGGCCACCCTGGGCAAGGTGGTGGCTGCTGTGACCGGGCCACACAGGGGCAAGTTCCTGCACGAGTCCCTAGACTCCCTGCATGAGGACCTGAAGAACTTCACCCAGAACCTCTGTAAGATCCTGGACCACGGCgatgtcacctccctgggccactgtggtgtcacctccctgggccaccatagtgtcacctccctgggccacCATAGTGTCCCCTGCCTGGGCCGGGCCCTGGCCACCCTCGGGGCCACCCCAGGGACAACTGGGGCCAGTGTGAGAGCCGTGGCCAGTGCCTGGCGGGAGTCAGTGGCCAAGCTCGTGGACAGCTATGAccagctggccagggaggccaccAAGCTCCGTGACGCCTGTGGGAAGGTGGTCATGGACCAACAGCGAATGGTGTCCTGGGACAAGGAGGAGGTGGCCCAGGAAATGGCCACACATGATGCCCAGGTGGTGGCAGCCACCAACGAGGCCATGGGAGAGGCTGTGGTGGCCACCAGGCAGGCAATGGCAGCCACCAAGAGGGGACATTGGGcagtggtggccctggggctgctgcagtgcttgGTGGTTGCGTGTGACAAAGCCACCTTGTTCAACTGGAACATGGAGTGCCGGCTCAAGGACATCGAGGCCATCCTGAAGGGGACAAATGAGGTGTCTCCTGATGTCCTCCAGAccttggtggccaaggtggCCGAGTTTGAGTGGCTGTGGGTGGCCAGCGCCCGCCTGGCCAAGgatcacctgctggggacacttggggtcATTGACAACATCCTCTTGAGTCCCTATGGTGACCATGGCGGCCCCGGTGGCCCCGGCAGCCGCACAGTGGACGAGCGGTGCCAAAAAGCCATCGAGGACATCCCGAGGCTGCTGTTGTGGTGGTGTTTGTAG